One window of Myxocyprinus asiaticus isolate MX2 ecotype Aquarium Trade chromosome 4, UBuf_Myxa_2, whole genome shotgun sequence genomic DNA carries:
- the LOC127440130 gene encoding uncharacterized protein LOC127440130 gives MELIGVFMELFRQELPLLKYSTKFCQLAATTTISDMYLKSIYGMGLNYHRTTALPEAENLSLADYILATLNIHHPSLSSITTVTPLPSCSTPSMAPCSMPSTAHPSKSATVNEPAPMPATVNEPVPVASTVPVPVPVALTDPEPAIAKLIDLDLLPALVPTQTTLYPLLVPASLMDTLVPSSTLALPPPLAPLKTPPPPGQPVPPKSPARPSTPENSQARGSVDHPTLPWPSDPS, from the coding sequence ATGGAGCTAATAGGTGTTTTCATGGAACTGTTCAGGCAGGAACTTCCCCTCTTGAAATATTCCACCAAGTTCTGCCAACTCGCTGCAACAACCACCATATCGGATATGTACCTCAAGTCCATTTACGGTATGGGTTTAAACTATCACCGAACAACAGCGCTTCCGGAGGCGGAGAATCTCTCCCTTGCGGATTATATCCTTGCCACACTGAACATCCATCACCCCTCACTATCTTCCATTACCACGGTTACTCCTCTCCCATCTTGCTCtacgccttccatggctccttgctctaTGCCTTCCACGGCTCATCCTTCCAagtctgccacggtcaacgagccagcgcctatgcctgccacggtcaacgagccagtgcctgtagcctcgaccgtcccagtgccAGTGCCTGTTGCATTGACCGACCCTGAGCCAGCTATCGCCAAGTTAATAGACCTGGACTTGCTCCCCGCCCTAGTTCCCACCCAGACTACCCTTTATCCTCTGCTGGTTCCAGCCAGCTTAATGGACACTCTGGTTCCGTCCAGTACCctggcccttcctcctccgctggctccactcaagactcctcctcctcctggtcagccggttccccccaagtCACCGGCTCGACCATCGACCCCTGAGAATTCACAGGCAAGGGGATCTGTCGACCATCCGACTctgccttggccctccgatccctcatGA